A portion of the Victivallis lenta genome contains these proteins:
- a CDS encoding ABC transporter ATP-binding protein: MALLEVEDLKVHYPVRGGLFRPKRFVRAVDGVSFRMEPGETVGLVGESGCGKSTLGKALVRLEKPAAGRVLLNGLDMSTLRGRELRRARKNFQMIFQDPYGSLNPRLTVFSALDEVLALHFPLTKAERRERAAKLLDRVGLSAGALDRYPHEFSGGQRQRIGIARALAAEPALIVADEPVSALDVSVQAAIINLLEDIRRETGTAFLFIAHDLAVVEHISSRILVMYLGRVVESAPSRELVARPFHPYTKALLSAVPAIDASGKPRIVLPGDVPSPLDPPAGCPFHPRCPVARERCRSEVPPLASPDGTARLCSCFYASEADL; the protein is encoded by the coding sequence ATGGCATTGCTTGAAGTGGAGGACCTGAAGGTCCATTATCCGGTGCGGGGCGGCCTGTTCCGCCCGAAGCGGTTCGTCCGCGCGGTCGACGGCGTTTCGTTCCGCATGGAGCCGGGGGAGACGGTCGGGCTGGTCGGCGAGTCGGGCTGCGGGAAGAGCACGCTCGGCAAAGCGCTCGTCCGGCTGGAGAAGCCCGCGGCGGGCCGGGTTCTGCTGAACGGGCTCGATATGAGCACGCTCCGGGGGCGCGAGCTCCGGCGGGCGAGGAAGAATTTCCAGATGATTTTCCAGGACCCGTACGGTTCCCTGAATCCGAGGCTGACGGTTTTTTCGGCGCTGGACGAGGTTCTCGCCCTGCATTTTCCGCTCACGAAAGCGGAGCGGCGCGAACGTGCGGCAAAGCTGCTCGACCGGGTCGGCCTCTCCGCCGGCGCGCTCGACCGCTATCCGCACGAGTTCTCCGGCGGACAGCGGCAGCGGATCGGCATCGCCCGGGCGCTGGCTGCGGAACCGGCGCTGATCGTCGCCGACGAACCGGTTTCGGCGCTGGATGTGAGCGTGCAGGCCGCGATCATCAATCTGCTCGAGGATATCCGGCGCGAAACCGGAACGGCGTTTCTGTTCATCGCGCACGACCTTGCGGTGGTCGAGCATATTTCGTCGCGGATTCTGGTCATGTATCTCGGGCGGGTGGTCGAGTCGGCTCCGTCGCGGGAGCTGGTCGCCCGGCCGTTTCATCCGTACACGAAGGCGCTTCTTTCGGCGGTGCCCGCGATCGACGCTTCGGGGAAGCCGCGCATCGTGCTGCCGGGGGATGTACCGTCGCCGCTCGATCCGCCGGCGGGATGTCCTTTTCATCCGCGCTGTCCGGTCGCGCGCGAGCGCTGCCGGTCGGAAGTTCCTCCGCTCGCCTCGCCGGACGGAACGGCCCGGCTCTGCAGCTGCTTCTACGCTTCCGAAGCGGATTTATAG
- a CDS encoding FHA domain-containing protein, whose protein sequence is MADNPKLTVLYEKLRGKVFELNKDQMSIGRRDGNDIVIKDASLSGHHADILRVERDGKTVYILRDNDSTNGTRINNLPITEQELKNSDIILFGGVEVLFDSNDGAETQVGSTTVTIDISQLDSNTSTVPRMSSLDPFAGTVDKKNVMFQRLMLGVYVLLAVGILGVIGFLIYYIMNM, encoded by the coding sequence ATGGCGGATAATCCGAAATTGACGGTTCTGTATGAAAAGCTGCGGGGCAAGGTCTTCGAGCTGAACAAGGATCAGATGTCGATCGGCCGTCGCGACGGCAACGACATCGTAATCAAGGATGCGAGTCTGAGCGGCCATCATGCGGATATTCTTCGGGTCGAGCGCGACGGCAAGACTGTCTACATCCTTCGGGACAACGACAGTACGAACGGCACCCGGATCAACAACCTGCCGATCACCGAGCAGGAGCTCAAGAATTCCGACATCATCCTGTTCGGCGGCGTGGAGGTTCTGTTCGACAGCAATGACGGCGCCGAGACGCAGGTCGGCAGCACGACGGTGACGATCGACATTTCGCAGCTCGACAGCAATACGTCGACGGTGCCGCGCATGAGCAGCCTCGACCCGTTCGCGGGGACGGTGGACAAGAAGAACGTGATGTTCCAGCGGCTGATGCTCGGCGTGTACGTGCTGCTCGCGGTCGGGATTCTCGGCGTGATCGGGTTTCTGATCTACTACATCATGAATATGTAA
- the ftsH gene encoding ATP-dependent zinc metalloprotease FtsH, with product MNRFLNRPIRVPAEYGGEELRAMAGRDDKPGREPKGGRREPAADRSRMPQRSSRAALVWLILFLALASLLLFKNYGPAKVREFSQSEFETRLAEKQIRSVELTYENGMVMVGEGRYKAPAAASLPVTTTPVQAPRESEEAVKSAAGGELELFKTRVVYTDELSRLLKESGANVIIRPNNSGFWNFILIGVLPLLLVIGFIYFFSMRQMRASGRGAMDFGKSKARMIPPDELNVHFDDIAGADEAKEEIREIVDYLKDPLRFQLVGGQIPKGCLIVGEPGTGKTLMAKAVACEAGVPFFSISGSDFVEMFVGVGASRVRDMFEQARKNTPCLLFIDEIDAVGRSRFSGWGGGHDEREQTLNAMLVEMDGLESRTGVIVLAATNRPDVLDPALLRPGRFDRQVVMDLPDIVGRRQILDVHVKKIKTDASVDLDVMARTTPGFSGADLANLCNEAALLAARYNREAVTQADMEEARDKVSYGRERRSRRITDRERKLTAYHEAGHALVALHNRYATPLHKVTIIPRGQAYLGATFSMPKEDAYTRSKLELEADMEMTMGGRAAEEIVIGDITTGASSDINHLSRIARLMVCMYGMSEKLGPIKYGNFPSHPHMRIDMPPEDAVSPETAREIDLEIRRISERAMQSARDCLNTHRDELEKLAQALLERETLSIDEINELLGRKPEPDDTGRPETTLRPTEDDGTAEQGL from the coding sequence ATGAATAGATTTTTGAATCGCCCGATCAGGGTTCCGGCGGAATATGGCGGCGAGGAGCTCCGGGCAATGGCCGGCCGGGATGACAAGCCCGGCCGCGAGCCGAAGGGAGGGCGTCGGGAGCCCGCGGCGGACCGCAGCCGGATGCCGCAGCGCTCAAGCCGGGCGGCTCTCGTCTGGCTGATCCTTTTCCTGGCGCTGGCAAGTCTGCTGCTGTTCAAGAACTACGGGCCGGCCAAGGTGAGGGAGTTTTCGCAGAGCGAGTTCGAAACCCGCCTGGCCGAAAAGCAGATCCGGTCGGTTGAACTGACCTACGAGAACGGCATGGTCATGGTCGGCGAGGGGCGGTACAAGGCTCCGGCCGCCGCGTCTTTGCCGGTCACCACCACGCCGGTGCAGGCTCCGCGCGAAAGCGAAGAGGCTGTGAAGAGTGCGGCCGGCGGCGAGCTGGAGCTGTTCAAGACCCGTGTCGTCTATACCGACGAGCTCAGCCGCCTCCTGAAGGAGAGCGGTGCGAACGTGATCATCCGGCCGAATAACTCGGGCTTCTGGAATTTCATCCTGATCGGCGTTCTGCCGCTTCTGCTCGTGATCGGTTTCATTTATTTCTTCTCGATGCGGCAGATGCGCGCCTCCGGACGCGGCGCCATGGACTTCGGCAAGAGCAAGGCGCGGATGATTCCTCCGGATGAGCTGAATGTCCACTTCGACGATATCGCCGGCGCGGATGAGGCGAAGGAGGAGATCCGCGAGATCGTCGATTACCTGAAGGACCCGCTGCGGTTCCAGCTGGTCGGCGGCCAGATTCCGAAAGGGTGCCTGATCGTCGGCGAACCCGGCACCGGCAAAACGCTGATGGCGAAGGCCGTGGCCTGCGAAGCCGGGGTGCCGTTCTTTTCGATCAGCGGTTCCGATTTTGTGGAGATGTTCGTCGGCGTCGGCGCGAGCCGGGTGCGCGACATGTTCGAACAGGCGCGCAAGAATACGCCCTGTCTGCTGTTCATCGACGAGATCGATGCGGTCGGCCGTTCCCGCTTCTCCGGCTGGGGCGGCGGCCACGACGAACGCGAGCAGACGCTGAACGCGATGCTCGTCGAGATGGACGGCCTCGAGAGCCGGACCGGCGTTATCGTGCTGGCCGCGACGAACCGTCCGGATGTGCTGGACCCTGCGCTGCTGCGTCCCGGCCGGTTTGACCGGCAGGTCGTGATGGATCTGCCGGACATCGTCGGCCGCCGGCAGATTCTCGATGTGCATGTCAAAAAGATCAAGACCGATGCGTCGGTCGATCTCGACGTCATGGCCCGGACCACGCCCGGCTTCAGCGGCGCGGATCTGGCGAACCTCTGCAACGAAGCCGCGCTGCTCGCCGCCCGCTACAATCGCGAGGCGGTCACGCAGGCCGATATGGAAGAGGCGCGCGACAAGGTCAGCTACGGCCGCGAGCGGCGCAGCCGCCGGATCACGGACCGGGAGCGGAAGCTTACTGCCTACCACGAGGCCGGCCATGCGCTGGTGGCGCTGCACAACAGATACGCGACGCCGCTGCACAAGGTCACGATCATTCCGCGCGGGCAGGCCTATCTCGGCGCGACCTTCTCGATGCCGAAGGAGGACGCCTACACGCGCAGCAAGCTTGAGCTCGAAGCCGACATGGAGATGACGATGGGCGGCCGTGCGGCGGAAGAGATCGTCATCGGCGACATTACGACCGGCGCCTCGAGCGACATCAACCACCTGAGCCGGATCGCCCGGCTGATGGTCTGCATGTACGGCATGAGCGAGAAGCTCGGGCCGATCAAGTACGGCAACTTCCCGTCGCATCCGCATATGCGGATCGACATGCCGCCCGAAGATGCGGTCAGCCCCGAAACGGCGCGCGAGATCGATCTCGAGATCCGCCGGATTTCGGAACGGGCGATGCAGTCGGCGCGCGATTGCCTGAATACGCACCGCGACGAGCTCGAAAAGCTTGCGCAGGCGCTGCTGGAACGCGAGACGCTCTCGATCGACGAGATCAACGAGCTGCTCGGCCGCAAACCGGAGCCGGACGATACCGGACGCCCGGAAACCACACTCCGCCCGACGGAAGACGATGGAACTGCCGAGCAGGGCCTTTAA
- a CDS encoding DUF167 domain-containing protein gives MELPSRAFKAVDGGTLLVCRVQPGASKSGIAGAYGEDCVKITLASPPVDGKANQALCRLIAELCGVPKGRVEIASGHASRSKALRIAGIPPGELRALLSEEMK, from the coding sequence ATGGAACTGCCGAGCAGGGCCTTTAAGGCGGTTGACGGCGGCACGCTGCTGGTGTGCCGGGTTCAGCCCGGCGCATCGAAAAGCGGGATCGCGGGCGCTTACGGCGAAGATTGCGTGAAGATTACCCTGGCTTCGCCGCCGGTGGACGGCAAGGCGAACCAGGCGCTCTGCCGCCTGATCGCCGAGCTGTGCGGAGTGCCGAAGGGACGGGTCGAAATCGCTTCCGGTCACGCTTCGCGCAGCAAGGCGCTCCGAATTGCAGGAATCCCGCCCGGAGAGCTCCGGGCGTTATTATCAGAGGAAATGAAATGA
- a CDS encoding cofactor-independent phosphoglycerate mutase, which translates to MNRKAVIFLADGMADEPLEELGGKTPLEAVDTPAMDSIAARGVNGTFLTLPEGLPTSSDVANMSVLGFYPERNYPGRGPIEAVSQEIPLRDDDVAFRCNLVYASNDGVLRDYSSGHIDNRVSAQLMADLQEKFGNDDVTFHPGVSYRNLLVLHGKKFSDKVNYFKPDSSQDIPLAELPLTPADDSPEAAYTVEFLNRLCALSAAFLAAHPLNAGKEAPANRIWPWSPGRRPDLPSFSGYYSGRRGAIISAVDVIKGIGKCTKMTVIEVPGATGFIDTNYDGKVKAALAALVDHDLVYLHVEAIDECSHLGDLKLKMQAIGDFDSKIVAPVLKALEGKPINFAVLPDHPVPIKLRKHTRTPVPLAVCGPDFEPDEVQQFCERLAPTGKLGFLKGDELVKKLLGL; encoded by the coding sequence ATGAATCGCAAAGCAGTAATTTTTCTTGCCGACGGCATGGCGGACGAGCCGCTCGAGGAGCTCGGCGGCAAAACTCCGCTGGAGGCTGTCGACACACCGGCGATGGATTCAATCGCCGCGCGGGGGGTGAACGGAACCTTTCTGACCTTGCCGGAGGGATTGCCTACATCGTCGGATGTGGCGAATATGTCGGTGCTCGGATTTTATCCGGAGCGGAACTATCCGGGACGCGGGCCGATCGAGGCGGTGAGCCAGGAGATTCCGCTCCGGGACGACGATGTCGCCTTCCGCTGCAATCTGGTTTATGCCTCGAACGACGGGGTGCTGCGCGACTATTCGTCCGGCCATATCGACAACCGGGTCTCGGCGCAGCTGATGGCGGATCTGCAGGAGAAGTTCGGCAATGACGACGTGACGTTTCATCCCGGCGTCAGCTACCGGAATCTGCTGGTTCTGCACGGGAAGAAATTTTCGGACAAGGTCAACTATTTCAAGCCGGATTCGTCGCAGGACATTCCGCTGGCGGAGCTGCCGCTGACTCCGGCCGACGATTCGCCGGAAGCGGCGTACACCGTCGAATTCCTGAATCGGCTCTGCGCGCTGAGCGCGGCGTTTCTCGCCGCCCATCCGTTGAATGCCGGGAAGGAAGCCCCTGCGAACCGGATCTGGCCGTGGAGTCCCGGCCGCCGCCCCGATCTTCCGTCCTTCTCCGGATATTATTCCGGGCGCCGCGGCGCGATCATCAGCGCGGTGGATGTGATCAAGGGCATCGGAAAATGCACGAAGATGACGGTAATTGAAGTTCCGGGCGCGACCGGTTTCATCGATACGAATTATGACGGGAAGGTCAAGGCGGCGCTGGCGGCGCTGGTCGACCACGATCTGGTCTATCTGCATGTCGAGGCGATCGACGAGTGTTCGCACCTCGGCGACCTGAAGCTCAAGATGCAGGCGATCGGAGATTTCGATTCGAAGATCGTCGCGCCGGTGCTGAAGGCGCTGGAAGGCAAGCCGATCAATTTTGCGGTCCTGCCGGACCACCCGGTGCCGATCAAGCTGCGGAAACACACGAGAACGCCGGTTCCGCTGGCTGTCTGCGGCCCGGATTTCGAGCCGGACGAGGTTCAGCAGTTCTGCGAGCGGCTGGCGCCGACCGGAAAGCTCGGCTTCCTGAAAGGCGACGAGCTTGTGAAAAAGCTGCTCGGGCTGTAA
- a CDS encoding tRNA (cytidine(34)-2'-O)-methyltransferase, with amino-acid sequence MKPFNLVLFAPEIPQNTGTIGRLCVSTDTKLHLVKPLGFSLDEKHLKRAGMDYWPHLDLAVYENWEEFLAAHPGAVMHFISTKGETSYWDVPYPEGCYMVFGRESSGLPPEFYERYRKRLVLIPMEGKFHRSLNLANAASIVLYEALRQRRCRAAAN; translated from the coding sequence ATGAAGCCGTTCAACCTTGTTCTGTTCGCGCCGGAGATTCCGCAGAACACCGGCACGATCGGCCGGCTCTGCGTTTCGACCGACACGAAACTGCATCTGGTCAAGCCGCTCGGCTTTTCGCTCGACGAGAAGCACCTGAAGCGGGCCGGAATGGATTACTGGCCGCACCTCGACCTGGCGGTTTACGAGAACTGGGAGGAGTTTCTGGCGGCCCATCCCGGGGCGGTCATGCACTTCATCTCGACGAAGGGCGAAACAAGCTATTGGGATGTCCCGTACCCGGAAGGGTGCTATATGGTGTTCGGCCGGGAGTCGAGCGGACTGCCGCCGGAATTTTACGAACGCTACCGCAAACGGCTGGTGCTGATTCCGATGGAGGGAAAGTTCCATCGGAGCTTGAATCTTGCGAATGCGGCGAGTATTGTATTGTATGAAGCGCTGCGGCAGAGGAGATGCCGGGCCGCGGCCAACTGA
- a CDS encoding class I SAM-dependent methyltransferase: MAGDLNAKKFRSQMKSCGNAARAVLEAVFGGRRPADRALSGFFRENRQLGSRDRQFISESVYALLRGWGVLRKFLPEERRAGLESGEIRIGRVELDALIFAALYLEGTNLQQAGVLAAELGIPWPKPEPDAASPYLARAAALAAVFGSSATFRDSDLVPEWVLPLLPPDFPADRFLADLRRRPPMWLRLQTRDRDRLAAELQSCGLALRRHPRIANAFAVENPKVNLYTLDSFRRGEFEVQDLASQCIGLAAAPKPGERWLDACAGAGGKTLELADLMERTGTVVACDVRSYKLDDLRIRARRAGFPNIVTREWDGKPFKGKQAGGYDGVLVDAPCSCSGVWRRNPDGRWTLKPEDVEEAAALQQRILEAASTAVRSGGLLIYATCSLFPRENGGVVDAFLASHEEFAFEPFEHPLTGEPCGGMLQVRSFDGDCDSMFVARLRRKEAES; the protein is encoded by the coding sequence GTGGCTGGAGATTTGAATGCGAAAAAGTTCCGTTCCCAGATGAAGTCGTGCGGCAATGCGGCGCGCGCCGTGCTGGAAGCGGTGTTCGGGGGGCGGCGTCCGGCCGACCGGGCGCTGTCGGGCTTTTTCCGCGAAAACCGGCAGCTCGGATCGCGTGACCGGCAGTTCATCAGCGAATCGGTCTACGCGCTGCTGCGCGGCTGGGGAGTGCTCCGCAAATTTCTGCCGGAAGAGCGGCGCGCCGGGCTTGAGTCTGGGGAGATCCGCATCGGCCGGGTCGAGCTCGACGCGCTGATTTTCGCCGCACTCTACCTGGAGGGGACGAATCTGCAGCAGGCCGGCGTACTGGCTGCGGAGCTCGGCATCCCGTGGCCGAAGCCGGAGCCGGATGCGGCCTCCCCGTACCTGGCCCGGGCGGCGGCGCTGGCTGCGGTGTTCGGGAGTTCCGCAACGTTCCGGGACTCCGACCTGGTGCCGGAGTGGGTCCTTCCGCTGCTGCCGCCGGATTTCCCGGCCGACCGTTTCCTGGCCGACCTGCGGCGGCGCCCGCCGATGTGGCTGCGGCTCCAGACGCGCGACCGCGACCGGCTGGCCGCCGAGCTCCAGAGCTGCGGACTGGCGCTGCGCCGCCATCCGCGGATCGCAAACGCCTTCGCCGTAGAAAATCCGAAGGTCAATCTTTACACGCTCGACTCATTCCGGCGCGGGGAGTTCGAGGTGCAGGACCTGGCGAGCCAGTGCATCGGGCTCGCAGCCGCGCCGAAGCCGGGCGAACGCTGGCTCGACGCCTGCGCCGGAGCCGGCGGCAAGACGCTGGAGCTGGCCGACCTGATGGAGCGCACCGGCACGGTCGTCGCCTGCGACGTCCGCAGCTACAAGCTTGACGACCTGCGCATCCGCGCGCGCCGCGCCGGATTCCCGAATATCGTCACCCGGGAGTGGGACGGCAAACCGTTCAAAGGGAAACAAGCCGGCGGTTATGACGGAGTGCTGGTCGATGCACCGTGCAGCTGTTCCGGCGTCTGGCGGCGGAACCCGGACGGGCGGTGGACACTGAAACCGGAGGATGTCGAGGAGGCTGCCGCACTCCAGCAGCGGATTCTCGAAGCCGCTTCGACGGCAGTGCGTTCCGGCGGGCTGCTCATTTATGCGACCTGTTCGCTTTTTCCGCGGGAAAACGGAGGGGTTGTGGATGCCTTCCTCGCTTCGCACGAAGAGTTTGCGTTTGAACCGTTCGAGCACCCGCTCACCGGGGAGCCGTGCGGCGGGATGCTGCAGGTCCGCAGTTTCGACGGCGACTGCGACTCGATGTTCGTCGCCCGGCTGCGCCGGAAGGAGGCGGAGTCATGA
- a CDS encoding efflux RND transporter periplasmic adaptor subunit, with amino-acid sequence MKKTLTWLVVLAILGGLGAAVACRAYLNSQDEAGSRPKGPAAIAIEAVLPEHTSIQDRRTFTGALRSWSIFEVAPKVGGRLEAIHFDVGDSISGGSVIAKIEDIEYKQSVDQSQADLEVAKAQMRQAEVMLDLRRREYERYKALDEKKATTQALLESAETAFHAQEATYNMQRAEVKRREAILDNALLKLGDCVITADWPSGARPRFVGSRVVDQGALLSPNQPILTVAELDPLRAVIYVIERYYPYVKAGQEAQLTTDAYPESRFKGKVARIAQLLEDNTRQAEIQLEIPNPDLKLKPGMFVRVQLEFSSKENAVVVPRNAIVKREGRQGVFVIDTADATAHFVPVELGIASGNRVEITSPELDRPVATLGNHLLTDGVPVIVPKQFRPAAPEADKAAESEPAAAEAPERK; translated from the coding sequence ATGAAGAAAACTCTGACCTGGCTTGTCGTGCTGGCGATTCTGGGCGGACTGGGCGCCGCCGTAGCCTGCCGCGCCTATCTGAACTCACAGGACGAAGCCGGCTCCAGGCCGAAAGGCCCTGCCGCAATCGCAATCGAAGCCGTCCTTCCGGAACATACCTCGATTCAGGACCGCCGCACCTTCACCGGAGCGCTGCGTTCGTGGTCGATCTTCGAAGTCGCGCCGAAGGTCGGCGGCAGGCTCGAGGCGATCCATTTCGATGTCGGCGACAGCATCTCCGGCGGTTCGGTCATTGCGAAAATCGAGGATATCGAATACAAACAGAGCGTCGACCAGTCGCAGGCCGATCTCGAGGTGGCCAAAGCGCAGATGCGGCAGGCCGAAGTCATGCTCGATCTGCGGCGGCGCGAATACGAACGCTACAAGGCGCTCGACGAGAAGAAGGCGACGACTCAGGCGCTGCTTGAATCGGCCGAAACCGCGTTCCATGCGCAGGAGGCCACTTACAATATGCAGCGGGCCGAAGTCAAGCGGCGCGAGGCGATCCTCGACAATGCGCTGCTCAAGCTCGGCGACTGCGTGATCACCGCCGACTGGCCGAGCGGGGCCAGACCGCGCTTCGTCGGTTCGCGCGTCGTCGATCAGGGGGCGCTGCTGAGTCCGAATCAGCCGATCCTGACCGTGGCCGAGCTCGATCCGCTGCGCGCGGTCATCTACGTGATCGAACGCTACTACCCGTATGTGAAGGCCGGGCAGGAGGCGCAGCTGACCACCGACGCTTATCCGGAGAGCAGATTCAAAGGCAAGGTCGCCCGCATTGCACAGCTGCTTGAGGACAATACCCGGCAGGCGGAGATTCAGCTTGAAATCCCGAATCCGGATCTGAAGCTGAAGCCCGGCATGTTTGTCCGGGTTCAGCTCGAATTTTCGTCGAAGGAGAACGCGGTCGTCGTCCCCCGCAATGCGATCGTGAAGCGCGAGGGACGGCAGGGCGTGTTCGTGATCGATACGGCTGACGCGACGGCTCACTTCGTTCCGGTCGAACTCGGAATCGCCTCCGGGAACCGGGTCGAGATCACGTCGCCCGAACTCGACCGTCCCGTCGCCACGCTCGGCAACCACCTGCTGACCGACGGCGTTCCGGTGATCGTGCCGAAGCAGTTCCGGCCCGCCGCGCCGGAGGCGGATAAGGCGGCGGAGAGCGAGCCTGCCGCCGCCGAAGCCCCGGAACGGAAGTGA